In Hoplias malabaricus isolate fHopMal1 chromosome 18, fHopMal1.hap1, whole genome shotgun sequence, the genomic window GTTGTTTGGACTCTGTTGTGTGAAGCTGAGATGGTCCACTCCCCCGTTTCGTTGCTTGCAGTGACGTAATTGAAGAATTACGCAGCGCAGGCTCTAGCAGTGTCTCGGTGGCCGGATTTAACCCCACATGTTGATGAACGGAAAACGCGGTGAGTTGCTTCATTTAGAGGTTGTGGGTAGCACATGGGTTTgatgaatttttattttgttatataaacattaaaaaaatagtaCGTGTTGTGTAATCTTAAACTGGGTGGTAGGCCACGTTGTTAATGCGCACCGTTTTCTATAAAACCTATGTGGTGTCTAGCTGCGCTGTTGGACTCTAGCGTTGTAAACAGCCAATTGTGGGTTTAATAGGACGAATAACGTCAAATAATGATGTTTACATATTACGTTTTCAGCAGTTAAATGTAGCTGGCCTGTCGGAATGGTTGAAATTAGTTTCTTGCTTGAAAtttccagtccaccttaaatggtgtactCTCTAAAGGCACTGCTGCGCCATTTAAGGCGGAACAGAAAATTCGTTTTATTATTTGATATGTGATGTTTTTTCGTATTTTTGCGAAACCTTTGCCTAACAAAAATATAAGACGTTAGCGACCCATCCACGGGCATAATTGCTTTTCATGATTTTTGCACTTAGCTGGTAGCTAAATGCTTGGTTTGGTAGAGAACTGAGAGGATGAAACGCGCCATTATACGAACGCTCCCGCCGTTTGACTCATGGGTTGATTGTACCATCTAACGCTAAGACTTCGCGGGTTTACAAGAACGTGCCAAGCAAGCAGCTGCCAAGAATAATCGCTGCATTAAATAATATCTAGTAATTCGTGTATGAGAAGTTGTGCTTTGTCGTAATTCCTAAGTAaacaacaaatcaaatcaaatcaaatttatttatatagcgcttttcacaactgatgttgtcacaaagcagcttcacagaattccagtaagacaaagatttgacatgaaatgtaaaaacaaatgtaaaaccctcaagtgagcaagccaggggcgacagtggcaaggaaaaactcccccagctgaggaagaaaccttgggaggaaccaaggctcacaatgggtgacccatcctcctctggtcaatctactggtgatgatagttagtagtccatgagaacttcagtgtagggacagcttcaaggcacttggtggttgctggagcgtgggcagctggtctgaagcgtggaggagggtctcgacagtcatccatcagtgtccagacagacaggtgggcagttgtttactcggaaaaatgtaaagggatggaattagttttgaactgttttgtgtttgtaaagtagaaaatatgaaaatttccagagtgtggctaatgattccggcagatctgactatgacagctttaactaaaaggagagaaccaggaggacacacagacacgggagcatcctgaaacactggcatccctccgctccaccgtcaacaaacctgagtgatcgcgagaagcgtcgggacgacagcaccagcgtctcagtttactataattccctatgtccatggacccccggatctgccgcctttatctatgggggagtattagctaccaaaagataaactaaacaaatgtgtttttagcctagatttgaagattgcgactgtgtctgagtcccgaacattttctggaagatcattccagagtctgggggctttataagaaaaggctcttcccccagctgaggccttctgaaatctgggaacaattaaaaatccagtattctgtgatctgagtgaacgtggaggctcataataggaaattgtatcttgaagatattcaggagcaagcccatgtagagctttatatgttaataacaaaattttgtagtcaatgcggaatttaacaggcagccaatgaagtgatgataaaactgggctgatatgttcaaattttctagttttagtgaggaccctagctgcagcattttgaactagttgaagttttcttaaattgctgctggtgtatcctgacagtagtgcgttacagtagtcaaaccttgaagtaataaaggcatgtactaatgtttctgcgtcctgaagggataaggcatttctaatcttagcaatattgcgaagatgtaaaaaagctgtcctagtgatactacctatgtgttgatcaaatgataaatccgggtcaattatgacaccaagattttttgctgctgaaccaggtttaactaaCGTGCGGACTTCGTCAGAAGAAGGCTGTGGTTAGACAATGATTAGTTTACTTGTTATTTacgtaaaaaaattaatttgtttgctcTTGTTATGAGCAGATTAAttggtttttattgaataatttgCTTGAGAATGTTATTTTGGCTACGGCTATGTGTACGCACCTCAAGAGCCCACTGTCCCACCTCCAGCTGAATGCGCCGCGCCAAACTCGCCCAGCTAAAACCAAATGCAGTGTAGTCGGTTTCAGAATGATGCTTATATTCGCTCCCTCCTCTACCTGAACTATTAATGTTTCAGTCTATAAAAACGTGGTTGTAACGTGTAAATAAGGGATGAACAGGAGAGATCAAGCGCCTGTCCTAACGCATAGCCTCTGTCATGTCTGTCTGAAAAGGATTGAGGGAACGAATTACTAAACTGAGGGAACGGATTAagtctctaaataatatttttccaccatAAGACTAGGGGCTCTACTAATGTATaccaaaatttatttatttttagagttTGGACCTGATTTTCAACTCAACAGCTAACAATGAAGAAAGAAATTGCAGCAGTAGTGTTTTTCCTAAAGCGATTGATTAAAAAGGCTGAAAAGTTGGATACAGATAAAGTAGATCTGTTTGTGGAGAAGTTGACCATGGCTCTACAGGAGAAGTTCAGGGGTCACTGGTATCCTGACAATCCTAACAAAGGCCAAGCTTTCAGGTACAGTGCCTTAAACATATGTATTGGTAATATAATAAGGATTCTCATCTCTTGTGATCCAGTGCCAAATGCATTTATATGTTTTCtgtactttatatatatacttaaaTGTGTAAGCTAATCAGGCTACTGATGTACTGTCTTGAGGAGCTGTGTTAAGTGGGATAATGGCCGTTGAGAGGCATGTGCAGTAGATTTTGTCGTTTAATTAGATTACATCCATTATTTGACTAATTCTGAGGTAAAAGTCTAGCTGAAATCTAAATCCaactttttagtttttctacTTTTGGCTCATGTTCTTTaagttttaaacaaaatataggGGTTGATTCTTCctgtaaaacacattttcatatttgaCAATGTAGAAATGAGCCTGTATGATTTGacaaatgtatattatttttttaatattagttttggggtggacagtggagcagcaggtagtgttgctgtcacacagctccagggtcctggggttatgggttcgagccctgctccaggtgaaggcctgtgaggagtttggtgtgttctcctcgtgtccgttTGAGTTTCTTTCGTGTCCTTCTGTTTCCTCTCACGGCCCAAAAAAACCcacccatgttggtaggtggattgtctatacaatggtgtgtgtctgtctgtctgtctgtctatgagagagtgtgtgtatgaaagagagtgagtgtgtgagtgtcagagagagagagagagagtgagactgtgtgagagagtcaCCCTGTGAATGtggtattcccaccttgcgcccagtgattctgggtaggctccgtacccaccactaccctgaattggataagcggttttagtcaatgaatgaatatttctttttaatccaCTTAGGTCCAGTTAATATTAACCAGTAAAGTCTACACTGAAATGCTTGTTTTTCATCATCTATTCAAATTGCAATGGATAAAAATGATGTCTGGCCCGTGTAACTGTCTGCCAAAATATCACCTTTAAattagggggggggggcattacATTAATGAAGTAAAATGCATTCTGATTGCTGTTTCATTGTGACTTTAATGTGCAGGTGTATCCGAGTTAACAGGTTTCATAAGGAGGACCCAGAACTACTATGGGCCTGTGCTGAGAGTGGTGTGAAATATAAGGACCTTGCCCTTCCCAAAGAGTTAACGCTATGGGTAGACCCGGGAGAGGTGTGCTGTAGGTGAGAATTCTGTCATCATATCTAAGTTTTATGCAGCAGGCCTAAGTTATGTTGGGATTACCACAGTAAAGCCCTATTCTCACATGATTACTTTTAGGTGAGGAGCTGGGGAAATGTAATTTTACCACAGCACATCATTTTTAAGATGGATTTGCACTAGATGATAAATCTTGGTGTAAATAAGAGATGGGTGTGACTACTCCATTTATGTGTGGCTGTCACACAGTGGATAAGGCACAGCAGAGCTATTGGAGTTTTAGACGGTTACTGCTGAGAACACCCCACTCATCAAAAACATCCTGCCCTTAACAACCTTATAGTCTAGTCCTTCATAACAGATAATGACTGAGAATTTTTCACACAATTATTAAACCTGATACTTAGAAAACCATTTAATGGCAACTTAATGAGTATCttaaatacagcttcaaaatcattgtaatgctcTACTGGGGAGACAGCCCCACACTCCACtaaacactacactaaactgcTATACCTAAGCATTACATAGGTTTGACAGAAGGATGTGAAGCTAATAACTGAATATAAGTTGCTTTATAATCAGACATACAATACACTAGGTGcaaaaatcattattttatgactTACAATTTTTCACTGCATGGGGTGTAGGGACAGGGTTGTATCAAGCTTTTCAAAAGTGGGGGTGTTCTGGGATGGGGAAGGTAAAATGCTCTCAAGTTGTCATTGCCAAATTACAATCATGACCAAATATAACTTCCAGAATTTCTGTATTGTATGTACATCTAGTCCTACAGTATGAAAATACTGTGGgttttgttgacattttgaAATCACTCGTGGGGATCGCAAATATTACGTACTGTAAAGCAATGCCATTGGTTCACAAATTAACTTTGTCATACATTTTCATATTAGGCTGTCTAGAAAATGCTGACATTGTGACTGACAGTGAATTTTGCTTCACTAATTTAGTGTGATGCAGTGTCTTATATAACTTGATTCTACCTGTTGAGTGTTGACTCTTCAAAAACCCTGCAGGACAGGAGGACGTTCCTATATtttgctcactcacacacctcgtTCGCACACTTTGAAACCTGTAGCTCTAGTTCCCTTGTCACTGACGCTAACTGATAAATTTGTGTGATTCGttgaatctgtgtttgtgtgtgaacgCACCTTGGGTAGCATATTTTAGTATCATGGAATCATGTTTCAGCAAAAGTGAGGATTTTGAAACACCCACATCCCCCTGTTTGCAATGCCCCTGTGTAGGGAGATGACTGAGATTAAGCCAGAAAGCCCAATATTTTGTAGAATATTAGGAATAGCACAGCAGAATGGAAGCTTGTCAGGGGCCTTTTCTCCTTTCatttcattgtgtgtgtatgtatgtatgtatatatatatatatatatatatatatatatatatatatatatatatatacacacacaatgaaatGAAAGGAGAAAAGGCCCCTGACAAGCTTCCAttctgctgtgtatgtgtgtatttgtttttataagtGAAATCCAAAGCCACCGAGAATTCAAGCAAGTTGGgcagcaataacaaaatattTGTGATTGTTTTTTATGATGAATCCATCATTTATTCTCTTAATATTGAATGCTTTTATATTGTTTCCTCTACTCGATCTTTAAAAATTGCAAATGTATGtgtacctatatatatatatatatatatatatatatatatatatatatatatatatatatatatattcaattgGAATGGCACcagtgaaatataaaaataaaaatataaaaatattccaGTACCATTTCCTTGGCTGGTGCAGATTCGTTATTGatcattgtacattttttttcatctaATTAACCACACTACATGACTGCTACATTTCATGGCCCACTCTGACCTTGTTGACCTAGTATACCTCCAGCAGGAGGTGTCCAGGGCACATCCTTATTAGAGGCGCAAACCACTTCTACTCATTTCTCTCAACATGAAGGAACAGCCGTACTACTCTGAGCTACTTACCTGATCACATAGAGCAGGCTTAGCCACCTGCTGGAGGAAACTATTTTTAAGTGAGTTTTGTATTAGGATAATTGTTTTGGGGTAATATTCTGTGGTTTGATGAACTTCATGGAAGACATGGGTCCCTTTACATCTGACCTACATACACATTTCACAATAGCAATATAATATCAGCAGTCCAACTTGGTGGTAGCATGATGTTCTAGGACTGCTATGTTTTGTAGGACCTTGAAGTGTAATAATTGATGAATTCTACTATCAAAAAATCCTGAGGGAGAATGTCTACCCATCAGATTGTGATCTACAGCTCAGGCTTAGTTGAGTTATGAAGCAGGACAATGCGCTTAAGCACACAAGGGAATCAACATCTGATTAAAGGTgctttatcatttatttttaacattaatataGCAGCAAACAACTAATTCGTATGTAATTATAACGTGGGCTAAAGGACTAACAATCCTctcttttatttaactgaatttCTCAGTTATGGATTCTGCTTTTTTTACTTCTCAAAATTGCTGGCCTTATTTTGATGTTGTAGATGCATGGGTGAAGAGAAGTGTTCGTTTGAAATGCTGGTTCATTAGTGTGACATCTACTGGAAGAGTGCTGGCTATAGCACATTTAATGTTTTGGAGCATCTAGGTCCTGTGACAAGACATTTAAAGTTGGAGTACATGCTTGAAAACCCTCTGTTCTTTCCAGAGTTGTTTTAGAGAGTTGTCACAAGTTCTTGCAAAAGTTTTGTTACTGCCAAATATGGTACAACCAGTAATTAAGTTTAGGGGgacaattattttattacacGTATGATGCAGGTTTTGTATACAATGAAGTCAGTAAATGGGATGATCTTTTAGGAgccctgttttatttataagcATGTTATTTTGATGATCTGaaatatttgaatatgaaatgcaaaaacaaaattaactGAAAAAGCTTAAAGTATTTCATAGCACAGTATTCTTTAGTCTTCATaaattaaacattcttttattaCAACTCAGGTATGGTGAGAAGAACCTTGCCTTCACAGTGGCGAGTTTTTCAagtgacgatgatgat contains:
- the btg3 gene encoding protein BTG3, whose protein sequence is MKKEIAAVVFFLKRLIKKAEKLDTDKVDLFVEKLTMALQEKFRGHWYPDNPNKGQAFRCIRVNRFHKEDPELLWACAESGVKYKDLALPKELTLWVDPGEVCCRYGEKNLAFTVASFSSDDDDDDDDKEDVTKKVTSAVERVTSDYHSGSSSDEDSGYRESRITSFPHNHPPFQLIYPGAPLWRPASMKKLGPGKGHCPPRPNYVFHPPGRHNHSFKPNGWIPNSYRSKHGYWANSSNLVPQHK